The following proteins are co-located in the Microbacterium immunditiarum genome:
- a CDS encoding MarR family winged helix-turn-helix transcriptional regulator produces MPQTVVRHESEHLYSERPPKTPEGRALAEAVLHLRRAERVQADRALAVSGLSNLDLTALRYLVQGYRDGRDLSPKDLIVMLDTSSATVTNVVDRLVQREFVTRVQHPHDRRAHYLVPTEAAIHRVDDAFGAHHSTLVAVIDSLGPEVAKTAASAISQIAEAFDQLAAAQLRPQTGAI; encoded by the coding sequence ATGCCGCAGACAGTCGTACGTCATGAGAGCGAGCACCTCTACTCGGAGCGCCCGCCGAAGACCCCAGAGGGCCGCGCCCTCGCGGAGGCCGTGTTGCATCTGCGTCGAGCCGAGCGTGTGCAGGCCGACCGTGCACTCGCGGTCTCCGGGCTGTCGAACCTCGACCTCACCGCGCTGCGGTACCTCGTCCAGGGGTACCGCGACGGACGCGACCTCAGCCCCAAAGACCTCATCGTGATGCTCGACACGTCGAGCGCCACGGTCACGAACGTGGTCGATCGCCTCGTCCAGCGCGAGTTCGTCACCCGCGTGCAGCACCCGCACGACCGGCGCGCGCACTACCTCGTGCCGACCGAGGCCGCGATCCACCGAGTCGACGACGCCTTCGGCGCGCATCACTCGACGCTCGTCGCGGTGATCGACAGCCTTGGGCCCGAGGTCGCCAAGACCGCGGCATCCGCGATCTCGCAGATTGCCGAGGCGTTCGATCAACTCGCGGCGGCCCAGCTGCGTCCGCAGACCGGCGCCATCTAG
- a CDS encoding aspartate aminotransferase family protein: MTTTEQTHPPETGSLSALQQKARDHLWMHFSRQSTMDSGVPVIVRGEGHHIWDESGKRYFDGLAGLFVVNAGHGRRRLAQAAAKQAEELAFFPIWSYAHPTAIELAARLADHAPGDLNRVFFSTGGGEAVETAFKLAKQYWKLRGKPTKHKVISRSVAYHGTPQGALAITGLPALKEMFEPVTPGGFRVPNTNFYRAADVGAPADDLERFGRWAADRIEEMIHFEGADTVAAVFLEPVQNAGGCFPPPPGYFQRVREICDAYDVLLVSDEVICAFGRIGHMFACDAYGYVPDMITCAKAMTSGYSPLGATIVSDRIYEPFGTGDTSFPHGYTFAGHPVSAAVALENLDIFEEEDLNERVRENSPLFRAALERLLDLPIVGDVRGDGYFFGIELVKDKSTRETFDEDEAERLLRGFLSKELFEAGLYCRADDRGDPVIQLAPPLTIGPAEFDEIESILRDVLTRAGQLL, from the coding sequence ATGACCACGACAGAGCAGACCCACCCACCCGAGACCGGCAGCCTGAGCGCGCTGCAGCAGAAGGCTCGCGACCACCTCTGGATGCACTTCTCCCGGCAGTCCACGATGGACTCCGGCGTGCCGGTCATCGTCCGCGGCGAGGGCCATCACATCTGGGACGAGTCCGGCAAGCGCTACTTCGACGGCCTCGCGGGGCTCTTCGTCGTCAACGCCGGGCACGGCCGACGCCGGCTCGCGCAGGCGGCTGCCAAGCAGGCGGAGGAGCTCGCGTTCTTCCCCATTTGGTCGTACGCGCATCCGACCGCGATCGAGCTCGCGGCCCGGCTCGCGGACCACGCGCCCGGCGACCTGAACCGCGTGTTCTTCTCGACGGGCGGCGGTGAGGCCGTCGAGACCGCGTTCAAGCTCGCGAAGCAGTACTGGAAGCTGCGGGGCAAGCCCACCAAGCACAAGGTGATCTCGCGGTCGGTCGCCTACCACGGCACACCGCAGGGGGCGCTCGCGATCACGGGCCTGCCCGCGCTGAAGGAGATGTTCGAGCCGGTCACGCCGGGCGGCTTCCGCGTGCCCAACACCAACTTCTACCGCGCCGCCGATGTCGGCGCGCCGGCCGACGACCTCGAGAGGTTCGGGCGCTGGGCCGCTGACCGCATCGAGGAGATGATCCACTTCGAGGGTGCCGACACGGTCGCCGCCGTGTTCCTCGAGCCCGTGCAGAATGCGGGCGGATGCTTCCCGCCGCCTCCCGGCTACTTCCAGCGCGTGCGCGAGATCTGCGACGCGTACGACGTGCTGCTGGTGAGCGACGAGGTCATCTGCGCGTTCGGCCGCATCGGCCACATGTTCGCGTGCGACGCGTACGGGTACGTCCCAGACATGATCACGTGCGCGAAGGCGATGACGAGCGGATACTCCCCGCTCGGCGCGACGATCGTGAGCGACCGCATCTACGAGCCCTTCGGCACCGGCGACACGAGCTTCCCGCACGGGTACACGTTCGCGGGGCATCCGGTCTCGGCCGCCGTCGCGCTCGAGAACCTCGACATCTTCGAGGAGGAGGACCTCAACGAGCGAGTGCGCGAGAACTCGCCGCTTTTCCGGGCCGCGCTCGAGCGCCTGCTCGACCTGCCGATCGTCGGCGACGTGCGCGGCGACGGGTACTTCTTCGGCATCGAGCTCGTGAAGGACAAGTCCACGCGCGAGACGTTCGACGAAGACGAGGCGGAGCGCCTGCTGCGCGGCTTCCTGTCGAAGGAGCTCTTCGAGGCGGGCTTGTACTGCCGCGCCGACGACCGCGGCGACCCGGTGATCCAGCTCGCGCCACCGCTCACGATCGGACCGGCCGAGTTCGACGAGATCGAGAGCATCCTGCGCGATGTGCTGACGAGGGCGGGTCAGCTGCTCTGA
- a CDS encoding zinc-ribbon domain-containing protein codes for MAERVERWWARRQFSRGAEVPYAVGAYREAWAPFPMLVRQYHPELNAGIVLSQIPPAADVLLLWQCEAGHLFAATPTEQRNRPGQKRRRSAWCPECSLQAAPPRIRLPDDPPAPAPRAKPTRRLCGKTPDLPVGDAFTSECAPAPASAVEAKLRTDLFARLPLTQGLNAVRVSRPFFDHLEVWPDIVLAELRVAIEYDSPGRFGLEHVGPREESDRRKDRLLRSAGWEVVRIRTGKLEKLGPHDLQLSTLGRRGVDRIVDALRGIRGPIMVDAYLT; via the coding sequence ATGGCGGAGCGGGTCGAGCGGTGGTGGGCGCGCCGGCAGTTCTCACGCGGCGCAGAGGTGCCGTACGCCGTGGGCGCGTATCGCGAAGCATGGGCGCCGTTCCCCATGCTCGTGCGCCAGTATCACCCGGAGCTCAACGCGGGGATCGTGCTGTCGCAGATCCCGCCGGCGGCCGATGTGCTCCTGCTGTGGCAGTGCGAGGCGGGGCACCTGTTCGCGGCGACGCCCACCGAGCAGCGCAATCGTCCGGGCCAGAAGCGGCGGCGGTCGGCGTGGTGCCCCGAGTGCTCCCTCCAGGCGGCGCCGCCGCGCATCCGCCTCCCCGACGATCCGCCGGCACCGGCGCCGCGGGCGAAGCCCACGCGGCGCCTGTGCGGCAAGACGCCCGACCTCCCGGTCGGTGACGCGTTCACGAGTGAGTGCGCGCCGGCTCCGGCATCCGCCGTCGAGGCGAAGCTGCGGACCGACCTCTTCGCCCGGCTGCCGCTCACGCAGGGACTCAACGCCGTGCGCGTGAGCCGGCCGTTCTTCGACCACCTCGAGGTGTGGCCCGACATCGTGCTCGCGGAGCTGCGGGTCGCGATCGAGTACGACAGTCCGGGCCGGTTCGGGCTCGAGCACGTCGGCCCGCGCGAGGAGTCCGATCGCCGCAAGGACCGTCTGCTGCGCAGCGCGGGGTGGGAGGTCGTGCGGATCCGAACCGGAAAGCTCGAGAAGCTCGGCCCGCACGACCTCCAGCTGTCGACCCTCGGCCGACGCGGCGTCGATCGGATCGTGGACGCGCTGCGCGGCATCCGCGGCCCGATCATGGTCGACGCCTACCTCACCTGA
- a CDS encoding ABC transporter permease has translation MTAHAIGDTAVLTGRSLRHILRSPDTIITTAVTPIALMLLFVYVFGGAIDTGAAKGSYIDYMLPGILLITIASGIAYTAYRLFLDLKSGIFERFQSLPISRSGVLWAHVLTSLVSIVISLAIVVGVALLMGFRTGAGIGGWLAVAGMLMLFTLALTWLAVIPGLTAKTVDGASAFSYPLIFLPFISSAFVPTESMPGPVQWFAENQPVTSIVDSMRALFAGQPVGGEIWVAMAWLVGILVVAYVASMAIYRRRIR, from the coding sequence ATGACCGCGCACGCCATCGGCGACACAGCGGTGCTCACCGGCCGGTCGCTGCGCCACATCCTGCGCAGCCCCGACACCATCATCACAACGGCCGTCACGCCGATCGCCCTCATGCTGCTGTTCGTCTACGTCTTCGGCGGGGCGATCGACACGGGCGCGGCCAAGGGGTCGTACATCGACTACATGCTCCCCGGGATCCTGCTCATCACGATCGCGTCGGGCATCGCCTACACCGCGTACCGCCTGTTCCTCGACCTGAAGAGCGGCATCTTCGAGCGGTTCCAGTCCCTGCCGATCTCACGATCGGGAGTCCTGTGGGCGCACGTGCTCACGTCGCTCGTCTCGATCGTGATCTCCCTCGCGATCGTCGTCGGGGTCGCCCTGCTCATGGGGTTCCGCACGGGGGCGGGGATCGGCGGCTGGCTCGCGGTGGCGGGCATGCTCATGCTGTTCACTCTCGCGCTCACGTGGCTCGCGGTGATCCCGGGGCTCACGGCGAAGACCGTCGACGGAGCGAGCGCGTTCTCGTACCCGCTCATCTTCCTGCCGTTCATCAGCTCGGCGTTCGTGCCGACCGAGTCCATGCCGGGCCCCGTGCAGTGGTTCGCCGAGAACCAGCCGGTGACCTCGATCGTCGACTCGATGCGGGCGCTGTTCGCCGGCCAGCCCGTCGGCGGAGAGATCTGGGTCGCGATGGCCTGGCTCGTCGGCATCCTCGTCGTGGCGTACGTCGCATCCATGGCGATCTATCGCCGGCGGATCAGGTGA
- a CDS encoding ABC transporter ATP-binding protein — MTVATMTDAPAIRVRGLHKSYKDLEVLRGVDFEVERGAIFALLGSNGAGKTTTIRILSTLARADSGTASVGGFDTAGRPVDVRAAISLTGQFAAVDEVLTGRENLTLVARLRHVADPAGVADALLERFSLTEAGGRKVATYSGGMRRRLDIAMSLIGEPSVIFLDEPTTGLDPEARLGVWQAVRELARGGTTVLLTTQYLEEAEQLADRIAILHEGRIIVNGTLAELKQLLPAASVEYVEKQPSLEDVFFALTGRRETQSGKEES, encoded by the coding sequence ATGACCGTCGCGACGATGACCGATGCCCCGGCCATCCGGGTCCGGGGCCTGCACAAGTCCTACAAGGACCTCGAGGTGCTGCGCGGAGTGGACTTCGAGGTCGAGCGGGGGGCGATCTTCGCCCTGCTGGGCTCGAACGGGGCCGGCAAGACGACGACCATCCGCATCCTGTCGACCCTCGCGAGGGCCGACTCGGGCACCGCGTCGGTCGGCGGCTTCGACACCGCCGGCCGACCGGTCGACGTCCGTGCGGCGATCAGCCTCACGGGTCAGTTCGCCGCCGTCGACGAGGTGCTCACGGGGCGCGAGAACCTGACCCTCGTGGCGCGTCTTCGCCACGTCGCCGATCCGGCGGGCGTCGCGGATGCCCTGCTCGAGCGCTTCTCGCTGACCGAGGCGGGCGGCCGCAAGGTCGCCACGTACTCGGGTGGCATGAGGCGCCGGCTCGACATCGCGATGAGCCTCATCGGCGAGCCGTCCGTCATCTTCCTCGACGAGCCGACGACGGGCCTCGACCCCGAAGCGCGCCTCGGGGTGTGGCAGGCGGTGCGCGAGCTCGCGCGCGGCGGCACGACCGTGCTGCTGACGACGCAGTACCTCGAGGAGGCCGAGCAGCTCGCCGATCGCATCGCCATCCTCCACGAGGGCCGGATCATCGTGAACGGCACACTCGCCGAGCTCAAGCAGCTGCTGCCCGCGGCATCCGTCGAGTACGTCGAGAAGCAGCCGAGCCTCGAAGACGTCTTCTTCGCCCTCACGGGCCGGCGGGAGACGCAATCAGGAAAGGAAGAATCATGA
- a CDS encoding DUF1048 domain-containing protein — translation MAAKWIEALTGSLEQKKQYKQSQARIEALPAPYRTAAKALHRYFLYYGGHLDGDTLTTMFGDLADLWERAATDGTPVRDIVGDDPVDFAETFAQSYTGRQWIDKERVRLTKAIDDAVKEQGS, via the coding sequence ATGGCCGCCAAGTGGATCGAGGCGCTCACGGGTTCGCTCGAGCAGAAGAAGCAGTACAAGCAGAGCCAGGCTCGCATCGAGGCCCTGCCCGCGCCGTACCGGACGGCCGCGAAGGCCCTCCACCGGTACTTCCTGTACTACGGCGGGCACCTCGACGGCGACACGCTGACCACGATGTTCGGCGACCTCGCCGACCTGTGGGAGCGGGCCGCGACCGACGGCACGCCGGTGCGCGACATCGTGGGCGACGACCCCGTCGACTTCGCGGAGACCTTCGCGCAGTCCTACACGGGCCGGCAGTGGATCGACAAGGAGCGCGTCCGCCTGACGAAGGCGATCGACGACGCGGTGAAGGAGCAGGGCTCATGA
- a CDS encoding PadR family transcriptional regulator: MSKQATEMLKGTLEGIVLAVLASRPAYGYEITAWLREQGFTDIAEGTVYALLVRIEQRGLVDVEKVPSEKGPPRKVYSVNIQGREYLEEFWRTWSFLADRLEKLRQEGE, encoded by the coding sequence ATGAGCAAGCAGGCGACCGAGATGCTGAAGGGCACTCTCGAGGGCATCGTGCTCGCGGTGCTGGCCTCGCGGCCCGCCTACGGCTACGAGATCACCGCGTGGCTGCGCGAGCAGGGCTTCACCGACATCGCCGAGGGCACCGTGTACGCACTGCTGGTGCGCATCGAGCAGCGCGGCCTGGTCGACGTCGAGAAGGTGCCGTCCGAGAAGGGCCCGCCGCGCAAGGTGTACTCCGTCAACATCCAAGGGCGCGAGTACCTCGAAGAGTTCTGGAGGACGTGGAGCTTCCTCGCAGACCGTCTGGAAAAGCTCCGCCAGGAAGGAGAGTGA
- a CDS encoding ATP-dependent DNA ligase, giving the protein MGKFIYEGSIKVDFDDRVLAHLQLVIGSKLRRGEGFHFTWRDDPSIGDGRTTIWIHPQASLVYKFYGSRKPALNRAWIDALSFTANSPTGLYVVPEPAESADGRMLTDEAH; this is encoded by the coding sequence ATGGGCAAGTTCATCTACGAAGGGTCGATCAAGGTCGACTTCGACGATCGCGTGCTCGCACACCTGCAGCTCGTCATCGGCAGCAAGCTGCGTCGCGGAGAGGGCTTCCACTTCACGTGGCGCGACGACCCGAGCATCGGCGACGGTCGCACGACGATCTGGATCCACCCGCAGGCCTCGCTCGTGTACAAGTTCTACGGCAGCCGCAAGCCGGCGCTGAACCGGGCGTGGATCGACGCGCTGAGCTTCACGGCGAACTCGCCCACCGGGCTCTATGTCGTGCCGGAGCCGGCGGAGTCGGCGGATGGACGGATGCTGACCGATGAAGCGCATTGA
- a CDS encoding ATP-dependent DNA ligase, with protein sequence MGKFTYETTIKVEFDDRLLLHLQTVVGTKLRRSESFFFSWREDPSLGGGRTTIWVHPNASLIFRYYGSRAPTLNRLWLEVLMHEANSPSGLHVVPEPAEDEPDDTFAPGHVHAAG encoded by the coding sequence ATGGGCAAGTTCACATACGAGACGACCATCAAGGTCGAATTCGACGATCGCCTCCTGCTTCACCTGCAGACGGTGGTCGGAACGAAGCTCCGCCGTTCGGAGTCGTTCTTCTTCAGCTGGCGCGAAGACCCGAGCCTCGGCGGCGGACGGACGACGATCTGGGTCCACCCCAACGCGTCTCTCATCTTCCGCTACTACGGCAGCAGAGCCCCGACGCTCAACCGGCTGTGGCTCGAGGTCCTGATGCACGAAGCCAACTCGCCCAGCGGACTGCACGTCGTGCCCGAGCCCGCCGAGGACGAGCCCGACGACACGTTCGCGCCCGGCCACGTGCACGCGGCGGGGTAG
- a CDS encoding zinc-binding alcohol dehydrogenase family protein: protein MAALPATMRAWVVARPGPIESQPLDWVELPVPHPAADELLVRVTACGVCRTDLHVSEGDLPAHKVRVVPGHEVVGEVVDAGDAVSDFSPGDRVGIAWLRRTCGVCRFCRSDRENLCPASEYTGWDADGGYAEYATVPAAYAYRLPEGDDVSLAPLLCAGIIGYRALLRAELPRSGRLGLYGFGGSAHLCAQVALAEGARVHVMTRDEASQALALELGAASAQGFSDPPPEPLDSAILFAPVGDIVPHALRALDRGGTCAIAGIHLTDIPALVYEDELFYEKQLRSVTSNTRADGRAFLERVAEYGVTATVHPYPLSRGAQALHDLKDGRFDGAAVLVPDG, encoded by the coding sequence ATGGCCGCCCTGCCCGCCACGATGCGCGCGTGGGTCGTCGCGCGCCCCGGACCCATCGAGTCGCAGCCGCTCGACTGGGTCGAGCTTCCCGTGCCGCACCCGGCCGCCGACGAGCTGCTCGTTCGCGTGACGGCATGCGGCGTGTGCCGCACCGACCTGCACGTGAGCGAGGGTGACCTTCCCGCGCACAAGGTCCGCGTCGTGCCCGGGCATGAGGTCGTCGGCGAGGTGGTCGACGCGGGGGACGCGGTGTCGGACTTCTCGCCGGGCGATCGCGTCGGCATCGCGTGGCTGCGCCGAACGTGCGGCGTGTGCCGGTTCTGCCGGTCGGATCGTGAGAATCTCTGCCCCGCGTCGGAGTACACCGGATGGGACGCCGACGGCGGCTACGCCGAGTACGCGACCGTGCCCGCCGCGTACGCGTACCGGCTGCCGGAGGGTGACGACGTGTCGCTCGCTCCCCTGCTCTGCGCGGGCATCATCGGCTACCGCGCCCTGCTGCGGGCGGAGTTGCCGCGCAGCGGGCGCCTCGGACTCTACGGCTTCGGCGGCAGCGCCCACCTGTGTGCGCAGGTCGCGCTCGCCGAGGGCGCCCGGGTCCACGTCATGACCCGCGACGAGGCGTCGCAGGCGCTCGCGCTCGAGCTCGGCGCAGCGTCGGCGCAGGGCTTCTCCGACCCTCCGCCCGAGCCGCTCGACAGCGCGATCCTCTTCGCTCCTGTCGGCGACATCGTGCCGCACGCGCTGCGCGCACTCGACCGCGGCGGAACGTGCGCGATCGCCGGCATCCACCTCACCGACATCCCCGCGCTCGTGTACGAGGACGAGCTCTTCTACGAGAAGCAGCTGCGCAGCGTCACGTCGAACACGCGGGCCGACGGGCGCGCGTTCCTCGAGCGCGTCGCCGAGTACGGGGTGACGGCGACGGTGCATCCGTACCCGCTGTCACGCGGTGCGCAGGCGCTCCACGATCTCAAGGACGGGCGGTTCGACGGCGCGGCGGTGCTCGTTCCGGACGGCTGA
- the kynU gene encoding kynureninase, producing MTVPSFDADRIDRDTCAALDAADPLTPFRERFTLPEGVIYLDGNSLGALPRDTAAEVQRVIAEEWGSGLIRSWNDAGWFDKPRAVGDMIAPLIGAARGEVVIGDTTSASLFQATVAAARLRPDRRVIVSERGNFPTDLYVLESVQTLLGGDSPLERRLISDDGPSLDDVLGDDVAVVVLTHVDYRTGRMYDMADVTRRVHEAGAVMVWDLCHSAGAVPVDLNGADADFAVGCTYKYLNGGPGAPSFLWAAERHHEDARPALTGWNGHARPFDFTVEYTPAPGITRFRVGTPQVLAISALEASLRVWAEVDMAQVREKSLRLTELFMALVDERLARWGIAVVTPRDPARRGSQVSLRFADGYAVMQALIDRGVIGDFRAPDLMRFGFTPLYVSHVDVWDAVAALEDILHTEVWREARFARRAAVT from the coding sequence ATGACCGTCCCCTCGTTCGATGCCGACCGGATCGACCGCGACACGTGCGCGGCGCTCGACGCGGCGGACCCGCTCACGCCGTTCCGCGAGCGCTTCACCCTGCCCGAGGGTGTGATCTATCTCGACGGCAACTCGCTCGGCGCACTCCCGCGCGACACCGCCGCCGAGGTGCAGCGCGTGATCGCCGAGGAGTGGGGCTCCGGCCTCATCCGCAGCTGGAACGACGCCGGGTGGTTCGACAAGCCGCGCGCGGTGGGCGACATGATCGCCCCGCTCATCGGCGCCGCACGCGGTGAGGTCGTGATCGGCGACACGACGTCGGCCAGCCTCTTCCAGGCGACCGTCGCGGCGGCCCGGCTCCGCCCCGATCGCCGGGTGATCGTGTCGGAGCGGGGCAACTTCCCCACCGACCTCTACGTGCTCGAGAGCGTTCAGACGCTCCTCGGCGGAGACTCGCCCCTCGAGCGCAGGCTCATCTCCGACGACGGCCCGAGCCTGGACGATGTGCTCGGCGACGACGTGGCGGTCGTCGTGCTCACGCACGTGGACTACCGCACGGGTCGCATGTACGACATGGCCGACGTCACGCGCCGCGTCCATGAGGCGGGCGCGGTCATGGTGTGGGATCTGTGTCACAGCGCCGGTGCCGTGCCCGTCGACCTCAACGGGGCGGATGCGGACTTCGCGGTCGGCTGCACGTACAAGTACCTCAACGGCGGTCCCGGCGCTCCCTCGTTCCTATGGGCGGCCGAACGACACCACGAGGACGCGCGTCCCGCGCTCACCGGATGGAACGGGCACGCCCGGCCGTTCGACTTCACGGTCGAGTACACGCCCGCGCCGGGCATCACGCGGTTCCGGGTCGGCACTCCGCAGGTGCTCGCGATCTCGGCGCTCGAGGCGAGCCTGCGCGTGTGGGCGGAGGTCGACATGGCGCAGGTCCGCGAGAAGAGCCTGCGGCTCACCGAGCTCTTCATGGCGCTCGTCGACGAGCGCCTCGCTCGGTGGGGCATCGCGGTGGTCACGCCCCGCGACCCGGCGCGGCGGGGCAGCCAGGTGTCGCTCCGCTTCGCCGACGGCTACGCGGTCATGCAGGCCCTCATCGACCGTGGTGTGATCGGCGACTTCCGCGCGCCCGACCTCATGCGCTTCGGCTTCACGCCGCTGTACGTCTCGCACGTCGATGTGTGGGACGCCGTCGCGGCACTCGAGGACATCCTGCATACCGAGGTCTGGCGCGAGGCCCGGTTCGCGCGGCGCGCAGCAGTCACCTGA
- a CDS encoding group I truncated hemoglobin: MTDTSASTTLYERLGAGDGIAAVVDSLYRHIIGDETLAPFFEGTDMVEQKRHMALFLAVATGGPNGYRGRDIDAAHAGRGITDADFDRVIGHAATALAEAGVDDETIQTVAGALLPLRDQVVADASAA; the protein is encoded by the coding sequence ATGACCGACACGAGCGCATCGACGACACTGTATGAACGGCTCGGCGCGGGCGACGGCATCGCCGCCGTCGTCGACAGCCTGTACCGGCACATCATCGGCGACGAGACCCTCGCCCCGTTCTTCGAGGGCACGGACATGGTCGAGCAGAAGCGGCACATGGCGCTGTTCCTGGCCGTCGCGACGGGCGGCCCGAACGGCTACAGGGGTCGCGACATCGACGCGGCGCACGCCGGGCGCGGCATCACCGACGCCGATTTCGACCGTGTCATCGGGCACGCGGCGACCGCGCTCGCGGAGGCCGGCGTCGACGACGAGACGATCCAGACCGTGGCGGGGGCGCTTCTGCCCCTGCGCGACCAGGTCGTCGCGGACGCGTCGGCCGCCTGA
- a CDS encoding DivIVA domain-containing protein, with product MIMTGTQSAPITPELLRGASFSREGDGYSRAEVHSLLAAAADALEVARRDNEALTASLSSEDNEISSRAVLLLSQAQRIADDAVAEAESYSKDLIETARNQYREIVERAQQAAHSIEHGPGARPVAEPSGFADSPGAPAAWTFDQTPGPAFATDDLFAVGPASPDEVVRARQFARMASAQVHSLLESLEREIARLGANAHREQAPEERTPHRRSSFVSNNGQQRPES from the coding sequence ATGATCATGACCGGGACCCAATCCGCGCCGATCACCCCGGAACTGCTGCGCGGAGCATCCTTCTCTCGTGAGGGCGACGGATACAGCCGCGCCGAGGTCCACTCCCTGCTGGCAGCCGCCGCGGATGCGCTGGAGGTCGCCCGGCGCGACAACGAGGCGCTGACCGCCAGCCTCAGCTCCGAGGACAACGAGATCTCCAGCCGCGCGGTGCTGCTGCTCAGTCAGGCGCAGCGCATCGCCGACGACGCCGTCGCGGAAGCCGAGTCGTACTCGAAGGATCTCATCGAGACCGCCCGCAACCAGTACCGCGAGATCGTCGAGCGCGCCCAGCAGGCCGCGCATTCGATCGAACACGGCCCGGGTGCGCGACCCGTGGCCGAGCCGAGCGGGTTCGCCGATTCGCCCGGCGCCCCGGCGGCGTGGACGTTCGACCAGACGCCCGGCCCCGCCTTCGCCACGGATGACCTGTTCGCGGTGGGGCCGGCGTCGCCGGACGAGGTCGTCCGTGCCCGCCAGTTCGCGCGCATGGCGTCAGCGCAGGTCCATTCGCTGCTCGAGTCCCTCGAGCGCGAGATCGCTCGCCTCGGCGCGAACGCCCACCGGGAGCAGGCGCCCGAGGAGCGCACGCCCCACCGCCGCTCGTCGTTCGTGAGCAACAACGGCCAGCAGCGCCCCGAGTCCTGA
- a CDS encoding globin domain-containing protein — MPGYFYAHLFLAHPEVRDMFPVTMATQRDRLVRALGRMVSNVDNLPEVVGYIEDLGRDHRKFGALADHYPAVGASLLATLKHFLGSGWTAELASDWAEAYGLIATTMITAAEAVESQPATWGAEVIATQRRGMDIGTVSIRVDDDYEYRPGQSVTLEIPQRPRQWRYYSPAHAPRADRTMDFHVQLVAGGQVSGALLRDVRPGDRVRLGPPIGERLTLPPDREWPDLLLVAGGTGIAPMLAILDQVAERHRTMGVGPHVALYHGVRHPWGFYAKPELGRYEGVPWLETEFVVSDDPSFPGRRGLIGEIAAADGPWYGRTALVCGSPRMVEHTAATLRSAGVEPDRIRSEKYEDPYSQDVSDTGSQAGSRELAQPRVGLGI, encoded by the coding sequence GTGCCCGGCTATTTCTATGCGCACCTCTTCCTCGCCCACCCCGAGGTGCGCGACATGTTCCCGGTCACCATGGCGACGCAGCGCGACCGGCTCGTCAGAGCCCTCGGCCGCATGGTCAGCAACGTCGACAACCTCCCCGAGGTCGTCGGATACATCGAGGACCTCGGGCGCGACCACCGCAAGTTCGGCGCGCTCGCGGATCACTACCCGGCGGTCGGAGCGTCACTGCTCGCCACGCTCAAGCACTTCCTCGGCAGCGGCTGGACGGCCGAACTCGCGTCGGACTGGGCCGAGGCGTACGGCCTGATCGCGACCACGATGATCACCGCCGCCGAGGCGGTCGAGTCGCAGCCGGCGACGTGGGGCGCGGAGGTGATCGCGACGCAGCGCCGCGGCATGGACATCGGCACCGTGTCGATCCGGGTCGACGACGACTACGAGTACCGGCCCGGGCAGTCGGTCACGCTCGAGATCCCGCAGCGACCCCGGCAGTGGCGGTACTACTCGCCGGCGCACGCCCCGCGCGCCGACCGCACGATGGACTTCCACGTGCAGCTCGTCGCGGGCGGCCAGGTCAGCGGCGCGCTCCTGCGCGACGTCCGGCCCGGCGACCGCGTGCGGCTCGGTCCGCCCATCGGCGAGCGGCTGACCCTCCCGCCGGATCGCGAATGGCCCGACCTGCTGCTCGTGGCCGGCGGCACCGGCATCGCCCCGATGCTGGCGATCCTCGACCAGGTCGCCGAACGGCACCGCACGATGGGAGTGGGCCCGCACGTCGCGCTGTACCACGGAGTGCGGCATCCGTGGGGGTTCTACGCCAAGCCCGAGCTCGGGCGCTACGAGGGCGTGCCGTGGCTCGAGACGGAGTTCGTGGTGTCCGACGACCCGTCCTTCCCGGGACGCCGCGGGCTGATCGGCGAGATCGCGGCGGCGGATGGCCCGTGGTACGGCCGCACGGCGCTCGTGTGCGGTTCGCCGCGCATGGTCGAGCACACCGCGGCGACGCTTCGCTCCGCCGGGGTCGAGCCAGACCGCATCCGCAGCGAGAAGTACGAAGACCCCTACAGCCAAGACGTCAGCGATACGGGCAGTCAGGCAGGCTCCCGAGAACTCGCCCAGCCGCGCGTCGGGCTGGGTATCTAG